A stretch of DNA from Acidovorax carolinensis:
TCCACCACAAAGCCGCGGTAGCCGCGCCCGCTCTTGCGCTCGGTGCGCGCCAGCGCATATTCCTCGCGCGTGTCGGGGTGCAGAAAAACCGGAAAGTCGCGGCCCACCGGCAGATAGCCCAGCGCCAGCATCTGCTCGGGCGTAGCGCCCACCACCACCCAGTCGTGGTCATTCACGGGCCGCCCCAGCAGCTTGTCGCGGACCGCGCCGCCCACCATGTAGATTTGCATCGGCGTAGTTTAGGCCGGGCTCCCGGCCGTATATTCCATCCCACCATGTCCCTATCGTCCGACCTCACCATCGCCCAGCTCAACCCCGACGGCAGCGTGCCCGTGCCCACCGCACCCGACGCAGCGGCCAATGCAGCCGCCGAAGCCCTGCAGCGCGAGGCGCAGTTCGAAGCCCTCAAGGCCAAGGTGGATGATCTGCAGGAGATCCTGGCCAAGCCGCTCAGCGAAATCCTGGCCGACCGTGAAAAATTCAAGGACGCCGCTGCGGCCTGGGATGCCTTTGGCGCCATGTGGATGCTGTCGCAGCGCGCCATGAAGCGCGTGGCGCTGGACCTGGCCGCGCAGCAGGGCGTGAGCGAAGAAGATGTGGTGGCGCGCGCGTTGGCCTATGCCAACCAGGTGCTCAATGCGGAAGAGGAAGACCTGGGGGGCACCATCGCCCCGGCCCAGCTGGCGCATATCGCGCGGCACAAGCCGTTTTTGCGCAAGCAGTTCCGGTAACGGGCGGGTCAGCGCCGCAGCCTGTACGGCTCTTCAAAGTCCAGAAAGTCCTTTTCGACCAGGGCCTCGTCGATCCAGGCCTTGACGCCGGGCAGGGCGCGCACGCGGTCTACATAGGCCGAGATGTGGGCGGGCACGGGCAGGGCGTAGGTGTGCAGGCGCATGCACACGGGGGCAAAGTAGGCGTCGGCCACAGTGAATTCGCCGAACAGCAGGGGGCCGCCGTCTTCTTCGAGCAGGGCGCTCCACATGTCCACCAGGCGTTGCACGTCGGCGCGCACGCCGGCCTGGTCGCGCCAGATCAGGGCGCCGGTGTCGGGCAGGTGGGCCTCGATGTTCATGGGGCAGTGGCTGCGCAGGGCGGTAAAGCCGCTGTGCATTTCGGCGCAGATGCTGCGGGCGCGTGCGCGGGCCTTGGCGTCCGTGGGCCAGAGCTTTTTGTCGGGGTGGGACTCGGCCACATATTCGGCAATGGCCAGGGTGTCCCACACCACCAGGTCGGCATCGACCAGCACGGGCACCTTGCCCGTGGGGCTCACGGCCCCGATGGTGCGCTTGAACTCCGACTGGGCGTCAAAGCTGTCAAAGCGCACGCGCACTTCTTCAAACACGATGCCCGCCTGCTTGAGCAGCACCCAGGGGCGCATGGACCAGGACGAGTAGTTCTTGTTGCCGATGTAGAGCTTGAGCATGGTGGGCACCTGAAATGAAGAGGTCAGCCCGCCATGCTAGCGGCTGACGGGCGCGCGAGCGATGCCAAAAACCGGCCTGAATGATGCGCTGCAGGCATCACAGGCCGCCGTGCAGACCTGGCGGGGTAGTCAGACCGGCCAGACCACCCCGTTGTCGTTCAGGATGGCATCGAGCGGCAGGTCGAACTCCTCGGGCTCGAAGTCGTCCAGGTAGCCGTGGGTGAAGCCCAGGCCCACGGTGAACGGCTTGGGCTGCAGCGTGGCCAGGGTTCGGTCGTAAAAGCCGCCGCCATAGCCCAGCCGGTAGCCGCCCGCCGCATAGCCCACGCAGGGCACAAACAGCAGCGTCGGCACGATGACCTCGGTGTCCTTGGGCTTGGGGATGCCGTAGGCGTCCTCTTCCATGGGGCAGCCGGGGTGCCAGGCATGAAAGGTCAGTGTTTTATGCTGCTTGTTGACCACCGGCAGGCCGATGCGCCGGCGCAGGGGTTCGTCCAGCAGCTCACCGTCTTCCTTCCAGCGGTGCAGGGCGGGCAGGGGGTCGAACTCGCCCTTGATGGGCCAGTAGGCGCCGATCACGGTGTCGGGCCGGTTCACCAGCCAGATGCGCATGACTTGTTGTAACAGGTCGGCGCGCTGTAGGCGGTCGGGCAAGTTGAGGCGTTCTTCTATCAATGCGCGCCGCAGGGCTGCTTTGTCCATCAGATAATTCCCCCATGCAATTACTCAGAGCCATTCTGACACCCCTTGTGGCCGCCACCCTGCTGGCCGCCACCGCGCCCCTTGTCCAGGCGCAAAACCGGGGCGACGACACCCTGCTGGAAATGCAGCAGGCGTTTCGCAAGGGCGACCGCAAAAAGCTCGAGCAGTTGCTGCCCGCCGCGCGCGGCCATGCGCTGGAGCCTTGGGCGGCCTATTGGGAGCTGAAAGTGCGTCTCGCCGAGGCCATGCCGCAAGAGGTGCAGGCCTTCCTGCAGCGCTATGCCGGCAGCTACCAGGAAGACCGGCTGCGCAACGACTGGCTGCTGCTGCTGGGCCAGCGGCGCGACTGGGCGCAGTTTGTCGAGCAGCATCCCAGCTACCGCATGTCGGACGACCGCGAGGTGCGCTGCTACGCCCTGCTGATCGACCAGATCAAGGGCAAGGCGCCTGCCAGCGCCGCCGACGATGTGCGCCGCAATTGGTACGCGCTGCGCGATGCGGACGATGGCTGCACCCACGCGGCCAGCGAGTTCTTCAGCTACAAGAAGCTCTCGGCCCTGGACGTCTGGCGCAAGGCCCGACTGGGCGCCGAGGCCAACCGCCCGCGCGCGGTGCGGGCCGCGGTGGAGATCGTTGCGCCCGAGGCGCTGGGGCAGCTCAAGGAGGCGCTGGACGCGCCCACCAAATACCTGTTGGCGCGCAACACGGCCGGCAGCAGGGTGCGCCAGGAACTGGTGCTGCTCGCGTTGATCAAGCTGGCCGCCGGCGACCCTGACAACGCTGCGCACCAGCTCGACAGCAAATGGAGCGAGTACCTCTCGGCCGAGGAGCGCAACTGGGCCTGGGGTGTCATTGGCAAGTCCGCTGCGCAGAAGCTCTTGGGCAGCGCACACGGCTATTTCTCCAACGTGACGCGCAACAGCCACCTGAACGACGACCTGCTGGGCTGGAAGGTGCGCGCCGCCTTGCGCGCCGGCCAGTGGAAGACCGTGGGCAATACCGTGGACGCCATGAGCGACGAGGCCCGCCAGGAAAGCACCTGGGTGTACTGGAAAGCCCGCGCCCTGCTGGCCGCCAAGCCCAGCGAGGCCGAGCGCGCCGAAGCGCGGCAGTTGCTGGAGGGCATTGCCGGAACGCGCGGTTTCTATGAACAGCTGGCGCTGGAAGAGCTGGGCCAGCGCATCACCACGCCGCCCGCGCCCGCGCCGCTAACCGCCGAAGAAAAGGCCGCTGCCCGCGCCAACCCGGGCCTCAACCGCGGCCTTTACGCCATTTTGCTGGGCCTGCGCAGCGAAGGCGTGCGCGAGTGGAACTACACCACCAACCTGCACACTCCCGGCGGCATGGCCGACCGCGAGCTGCTGGCCGCGGCCGACTTTGCCTGCCAGCGCGAGGTGTGGGACCGCTGCATCAACACCAGCGAACGCACCAAGACCGTCACCGACACCACGCAGCGCTTTCCCACGCCGTTTCGCAACGCCGTGGTGGAGCGCGCCCAGGGCATCGGCCTGGACCCGGCCTATGTGTATGGCCTGATCCGCCAGGAAAGCCGTTTTGTGATGGATGCGCGCTCGCATGTGGGTGCCTCGGGCCTCATGCAGGTGATGCCGGCCACGGCCCGCTGGACGGCCCGAAAGATCGGGTTGACGAACTTCACGGCCGACCAGATCAACGACCACGAAACCAACATCACCATCGGCACGGCCTACCTCAAGCTGGCGCTCGACGATTTCGCCGGTTCCATGCCCATGGCCGCCGCGGCCTACAACGCCGGCCCCGGCCGTCCGCGCAGCTGGCGCAACGGCCCGGTGCTCGACGCCGCCATCTGGGCCGAAAACGTGCCCTTTGCCGAAACGCGCGACTACGTGAAAAAGGTGCTGGCCAACACCACCAACTACGCCGCCATGCTGACGGGCCAGCCACAGTCACTCAAAAGCCGCCTGGGCACGGTGGGGCCGCGCGACGCCACTGCGCCCGAGGTGAACCAGGACCTGCCCTGAAGCCCCGCACGCGGGGTGTGAACGTTTGCTATTGATTGAATAGCTGCTGGCGCTTTCTGCATAAGCGCTAGCGCCTGTTTTGGTGCCGGGGTTTTGCTGCTGCTGCGCTGCCCCGCGCCCTGCGGCGTCAGGCGTTGTGCAGCCACTCGCCCTGGCGCAGGGCGGCGCCGGACCGCACCAGGTCGGCGGCCAGGCTTTGCAGCCAATCGGCCTCGGCCTGGTCGGCAAAGTGGCGGGTGTGCAGCATGCCGAAATAGGGCGTGGCCCGTGCCCAGGCGAGCAGGTCGGCCAGCGCAATCTGCTGCCATTCGAGCAGCTTGTACTTGAGCAACACCTTGGCGGCGTAGAGCGCATGTTTGGCCGGGTTGCGGGCGAAGCCGTCCAGGCGGCGGCGGGCGCCGTCCAGGGCGCGGGCCGCGTCGGTAAACACCGGCCCGTGGCCCGGGATCACCACCTGCGGCGCGAGCTTTTCGATCACATCGAGCGTGGCGGCCACATCGGCAAAGGCGCTTTCGCCCTCCAGCTCGGGGAAGACCACGCCAAAGCCGTTTTCCCACAGCGCATCGGCCGAGATCAGGATGCCGTTGTGCGGCTCGAACAGCACCACCGAGTGCGGGTCATGCCCCGGCGCGGCGTGCACCTGCCAGGGCCTGTCGCCCAGCAGCGTGGTGGTGCCGGGCTGCAGCAAGGTGTCATGGCGAAAGGGCGGGCATTCCTGGCCGGTGGGGATGTAGCTCAGCGCATAGGCGTCCCATTGGCGCACATGCGCGGCCTGCCCCGGCGGGATGGCGGTTTCAGCGCCCGGCCAGGCCTGCTGCAGCGCGGCGTTGCCGCCGCAGTGGTCGCTGTGCAGGTGGGTGTTGAGGATGCGCTCGAGCGGCCGCCCCTCCAGCGACGACTGCACCAGCGCCAGCGTTTGCGCACTGTGCGTGCAGTAACCGGTGTCCACCAGCGCCGACCCCGAACGCTGCCCGGCAAACAGGACATTGTTCGACGACAGCCAGCCGCGTTCAAAAACGGTGATTTCGGGCGGCAGGGCTGATGAATGTTGCGTCATAAGCTATCAAAGTAGTCGTTGTTGCCCACGGTGGATGCTACCGGCGCGGCCCAGCCAGCGACCGCCGCGCAAGGGCAGCCCCGCCGCGCTGGCGGTGTCCCCCTTCCCGGCGCAGCCGAGAGAAGGGGGAAGGCGCCGCAGGCGACTCAGGGGGTTGACCTCAATTCGCGCCGCAGGATCTTGCCGACATTGCTTTTGGGCAGCTCGTCGCGGAACTCGATGTACTTGGGGCGCTTGTACCCGGTGAGGTTGGCGTGGCAGTAGTTGGCCACCTCGTCCTCGGTCAGCGCAGGGTCGTTCTTGATCACGAAGACCTTGATGGACTCGCCCTGCATGGCATCGGGAATGCCGATGGCCGCGCATTCCACCACGCCGGGGCACAGCGAAATGACCTGCTCCAGTTCGTTGGGGAACACGTTGAAGCCGCTCACCAGGATCATGTCCTTCTTGCGGTCGATGATGCGCGTGTAGCCCTGTGCGTCCATGATGCCGATGTCGCCCGTGCGCATGAAACCGTCGGCCGTGAAGGCCAGGGCGTTTTCGGCGGGCTGGTTGTAGTAGCCCGTCATCACGTTGGGGCCGCGGATGCAGATCTCGCCCGATTCACCGAGCGGCAGGTTGTTGCCCGCGTCGTCCTTAATGGCGATGTCGATGCCCGGCAGCGGCAGGCCGATGGTGCCGCTGAACGCGCTGTTGGTCACGGGGTTGTTGGTGCCGATGGCGCAGGTCTCGCTCATGCCCCAGCCTTCGATCATGGTGCTGCCCGTGACCTTTTGCCATTGCTTGGCCGTGCCTTCGCTGGCGGCCATGCCCCCGGCCTGCGATACGCACAGGTGCGAAAAATCGATCGACTTGAACTGCGGGTTTTGCAGCAGCGCGTTGAACAGCGTGTTCACGGCGGGCAGCATGTGAAAGGGGCGCTTTTTGAGCACCTCGACGAATTTCGGAATGTCGCGCGGGTTGGGAATCAGCGTGAGGCTGGAGCCCTGGCGGATGGCCAGCAGGCACAGCGTGAGCGCGAAGATGTGGTACAGCGGCAGCGCGGCAATGCTGTTGGCGCGGCTGAGGTCGCCCACCTTTGACAAGGCGGGTGTGAACCAGGCCTCGGCCTGCAGTGTGGCGGCCACGATATTGCGGTGGGTCAGCACCGCCCCTTTCGACAGGCCGGTGGTGCCGCCCGTGTATTGCAAGAAGGCGGTGGAGTCGAGCGTGGCCTGGCTGGGGGCCAGCGTGCGGCGCTCGCCCTGCGCCAGCGCCTTCTTGAACGTGACGACCTTGCGCCCGTTGGACAGGGGCAGCTCGTAGGCCGGCACCATCTTGGCGAGATGCCGCACGGCAAAGGTGATCCACGGGCCATACACATGGCCCAGCAGGTCGCCCATGGATGCCATCACCACATGCTGCACGGCGGTGTGCTCGACGATTTCGCTCAGGGTGTGGGCGAAATTCTCAAGGATCACGATGGCTGTGGCGCCCGAGTCCTTGAGCTGGTGCTCCAGCTCGCGGGCGGTGTAGAGCGGGTTCACGTTCACGCAGGTGTAGCCGGCGCGCAGCACGGCCGCCATGGTCACGCCAAACTGCGGCACGTTGGGCAGCATGATGGCCACCCGCGCACCGGATTCGAGTCCCAGGCCCTGCAGGTAGGCGCCCAGCGCCGCCGACAGGCGATCGAGTTCACCGTAGGACATCCACTGGTCCATGCAGACTGAAAACGGGCTCGAGGCATGCTTGCGAAAGGATTCTTCCAGCAGGTGCGCCACCGAGCGGTACTGCTCGGGCTGCACATCGTGGGGAACCCCCGGGGGGTAGCTTTTGAGCCAGATTTTTTCCATGCGGTGTCCTCGGGTGCTCCGGTGGGCAGGTTCTAAGAACGTGTTCACGATCTAGGAAGTGTGGGCCCAGATTGTCGGAGCGGGGGCGCGGGTTCGGCTATCGGGCTTGTCCTAGGGTGCGTGCCAGTTCCGTCTCGCAGGCGACAGGGTTGGCGTGCAGCAGTCAGCGCATCTGCAGGGTCTCTCGGTCGTTGCAGAGACCGTGAAAAAACGCCGCAAACCGCGGCGTGGGGGATGCGCAACTCAATGACATCGGCCACGCATTGGCGGACGGGGTGGGCCGTATCCATGCAGTGCTGAAGGTGCCAGGCCGCACAATGCGGGCTGCTTCATTACAACACCCCGAATCCATGAACGCACGCTGGCAGCAAGCCGTGGTGATCTTCAACCTGTTGGCCACGATCGCCTGGCTGGCATGGCAGTGGCCCCGCTCGCCGCTGATGGCGCTGGCGGGCGTGGCCGCCGCGTTGGCATTGTTCGGGCTGGTGCTGGGGCTGCAGTTCGTGACCATGCTGCGTGTGAACCGTTCTGACCCCGCGCCACGGCCGTCATGGCGGCAACTGGCATCGGCCTGGTTGGCCGAGGCACGGCTGGCGCTGGTGGTTTTCGGCTGGCGCCAACCCTTTCGCCACAGCGCCGTGCCCGATTGGCTGCCGCCCCTGGCGCCCGGCCAGCGGGCCACGCGACGGGGTGTGGTGCTGGTGCACGGCTTTCTGTGCAACCGGGGTTTCTGGTTGCCGTGGATGGCCGCGCTGCGCGAGCGCGGCCATGCGTACGTGGCGGTCACGCTGGAGCCCGCCTTTGGCTCGATGGACGACTACGCCGCCACCGTTGACGGCGCAGTGCAGCGTGTGACCGAGGCCACGGGCATGGCGCCGGTGGTGGTGGGCCACAGCATGGGCGGTCTGGTGGCCCGCGCCTGGCTGCGCTCGCTGGCGCCGGACACCGCCGCTGCGCGCATGCACCGGGTCATCACGCTGGGCACACCGCATGGCGGCACCTGGGCGGGGCGCTTCAGCCGCTCGGTCAATGGCCAGCAGATGGCGCTGGGTGGGGATTGGGTGCAGCAGTTGCAGCAGGACGAGCCTGCAGCCCGCGCGGCCCGGTTTATCTGCTGGTATTCGAATTGCGACAACATCGTTTTTCCTGCGGGGACGGCGATGTTGCTGGGCGCGGATAACCGGTTGGTGGAGGGGGTGGCGCATATGCAGATGGCGTTTGACCCTGCGGTGATGGGGGCGTGTCTGGAGGAAATTGCGCGGGGATGAGGTTTTTTTTTGGCGATTTTTGGCTTTAGCGCTTATTTATCAAGCGCTGGTAGCTATTGTTTTGATAGTTAATTCGGAACTTTTTGCTGAGCGCGGAGGCCGGGTCTCGGCCCGGCGGCCGACTCACTTTTCTTTGCTTTCGCCAAAGAAAAGTAAGCCAAAGAAAGGCAGACCCTCAGTCTGCGACGGGTTTTTGGGGTCAGAGCCCCAATTCACCGAGCCTTTGGCTCGCCCGGAGGGTGCGGTGCTGTGCACCGCAGTGAAATGGGTGTCTGGCCCCAAAAAACCCCAAACCTGCGGCGGTGCGCTTGCGGGGTGCGCCGTGGAACTCGCTTTGCGCTGCGCGCGCCGCTCGGACAACCACGGCGAGTCAGATAACGCAAGCATGCGCGCTCCGACGCGCATGCTCACCCCGCAACCGCCCCGCCGCAGGCGCAGCCAGAAAGGGTGAGCCATCAAACAGCCATACGGGCCATCGCTGCGCTCGGCCCCACTACGCGGGCGCTAGCGCCGCGTGCTGCGCAGATTGGACCGAGCGAAGCAATGGCCCGAAGGGATGTCCGGTTGCGGGTTCCCTTCAGGATGCGCCGAGGAGCACAGGTTTTTTGCGGATCAGGGCTCGCGTCTGTTTGAGTGACGCGAAGCGGCGCGAGTTGAGCGAGACCCCGCCAAAACCGAGCACCGCAGGTTGCCCGCAGCGAAGCGAAGGGACGCAGCGTGCAAGGTCGCCTTTCTTTTGCTTACTTTTCTTTGGCGAAGCAAAGAAAAGTACCTCGCCCGCCGGGGCGAGACCCGGCCTCCGCCCTCAACAAAAGCACAGCGCAAGCTACTAAAAAAATAGCTACTAGCGATTGATGAATAAGCGCTACAGGCCGATGCGGATCAAAAAACTCAAGCCGCAACCACCCCCCGCTCATCCGCCGCAAACTCCGGCAACCCCCTCAGCCGCGCATACATCGGCGCAAAGTCCGCCGCCGTCATGTCAAACAGCTGCTCAAAACTGTCAATCACAAAATACGTCTGCTGGTAGGTGTCGATCTTGTAGCGCGTGCGCATGGTGCGCTCCAGTTGCAAGGGCAGGCGCTGCGGCTGCGGGCTTTGCACGGCATAGGGCAACTCGCCCGACGAGCTCAAAATGCCCGCGCCATACGCCCGCAAGCCGCCCGCCTCGCGGATCAGACCGAACTCGATGGTGTACCAATAGAGGCGGCTGAGCATTTCGCACGCGCCCAGGCCCTGCGCCTTCAGGCCGCCCTGGCCATAGCGCTGCACATAGTCCGCAAACACCGGGTTGAACAGCAGCGGCACATGGCCGAACAGGTCGTGAAAGATGTCGGGCTCGACGATGTAGTCAAACTCGGCGGGTGTGCGGATCCAGTCCGTTACCGGAAACTTGCGATTCGCCAGCAGCGTGAAAAACGGCACCTCGGGGATCAGGCCCGGCACGGCCACGATCTCCCAGCCGGTGGTTTTGTAGAGGCGCTCATTGATCTCTTCAAAACGCGGGATGTGGTCCTTGATGCCCAGTGAGGGCAGGGCTGCGATGAACGCCTCGCTCGCCAGTCCCGGCAGCAGGGCCGACTGGCGCTCGTACAGGCGCCGATAAGTGTCATGGTCGGCGGCGGTGTAGGCCGCAAAGTTCTGCGGGCAGGTGTAGTCGGCGCCCGCGCGGGAATAGTCGCCGCGCGGCGGGCGGGTGCTGGCGCCGTAGACAACGGGTTCGATGGCCATGGTCGGCTCCTGTGCTCAGGGCTTCCTGGCTTCGAGCACGCCACGTTCGATCTGGTCACGCTCCAGCGACTCGAACAGCGCCTTGAAGTTGCCTTCGCCGAAGCCGTCGCGGTAGTCCCCCTTGCGCTGGATGAACTCGAAGAACACCGGGCCCAGCATGGGCGTGGAGAAAATCTGCAGCAGCAGGCGCGGCGTGCCGTCGGCGGTGGTGCCGTCCAGCAGGATGCCGCGGGCCTGCAGTTCACCGACCGGCTGGCCATGGCCGGGCAGGCGGGTGTCGAGCATCTGGTAGTAAATGTCGTTGGGGGCGGGTGCCATGGGCACGCCGGCCAGCCCGAGCTTGTCCACCGTGGCCAGGATGTCGTCGCAGATCAGGGCGATGTGCTGGATGCCTTCGCCGTTGAACTGCATCAAGAACTCTTCGATCTGGCCACCGCCCTGTTTCGATTCTTCATTCAGCGGGATGCGGATCTTGCCGTCGGGCGCGGTCATGGCCTTGGAGGTCAGGCCGGTGTATTCGCCCTGGATGTCGAAGTAGCGAATCTCGCGGAAGCCAAACAGCTTTTCGTAGAAGTTGGCCCAAAAACCCATGCGGCCGCGGTACACGTTGTGCGTGAGGTGGTCGATTTCGTTCAGCCCATGGCCCACGGGGCGGCGGTCCACGCCGTCGATGAACTCAAAGTCGATGTCGTAGATCGACTTGCCGTCTTCAAACCGGTCGATCAGGTACAGCGGCGCACCGCCGATGCCCTTGATGGCGGGCAGGCGCAGCTCCATCGGGCCGGTGGGAATTTCGATGGGCTGGGCGCCCAGCGCCAGCGCGCGGTGGTAGGCCTTGTGCGCATCCTTCACGCGAAACGCCAGGCCGCAGGCCGACGGGCCGTGCTCGGCGCCGAAGTAGGCCGCCTGGCTGTGGGGCTCGCGATTGATGATGAAGTTGATGCCGTTCTGGCGGTACAGCACCACGTCCTTGGAGCGGTGCTTGGCCACCAGCGTGAAGCCTAGTTTTTCAAACACCGCCTCCAGCACGCCGGGGGTGGGTGAGGTGAACTCGACGAACTCGAACCCCATCAGGCCCATGGGGTTGTCCCAGTCTTCGATTTGGGCGGCGGTTTGTTGCGGCAGGGCGGCGTTCATGGGGTGTCTCCGGCATTCGTTGTTGATGAATGTCATGGACTGTAGGCGCGCACTGCCTCATGTTTCTGGCGAAATCAAGAGGCTTTCGACTCTAATTTGCAGAAATCTTGCGAATGATCAAATTACGGTGCAGGTTGTCGGCGTTGGTCGGTCTGGCTGTCCGGCATTTCTGGCGGTGTATATCAGGAGCCCGGGGTGGTCGCGGGGGTTTGGAGCTTGCGCAACGCCAGTGCCGCTTCGACGCGTTGCTGCTCTTCGGCCGAGAAAAGCTGTTTGCGCAGTTGCTGCAGCGCGGCGCTGTCGTCGCCTTGTTGGGCATGCTGGCTGTACTGGTCGAGCCGCTGCTGCCAGTGCTGCTCATCCCGGTCGAGTTGGGCCATGGCATGGGCTGCAGCCTCGCCATATTGCGCACTGCGCGCTGCGTGGCGTGTGTAGGGGTCGGTGTTCTGGGTGTTGAAGGCGGCGGTCTGCGCCGCGGCCGCCATGTGTTCGGTGGCCGCGCTGCGCTCGGCGCGGCGCTCCTTGGATAGCTCGTTGTCGGTGGCCTGCAGGGCCTGGGCCCGTTGTTCGGGGGTGAGCTGGGTGTTGCGGGCGATCTCCAGGCGCGCCAGGGTGTAGCGGTCGAGTTCTGCCTCGCGGGCGAAGAGGGCGTCGTATTCGGCACCCTCAAAGTACTGCAGGCGCACCTTGTGGCGTGCTTCCAGGGCATCGCGCACGGCGCGGGGATCGGTGAGGTCCTGCGGCGCGCGCAACTGGCCCAGGGCCACGCGGTAGTCCACGTAGCGCTCGGCCAGTGCCAGCGCGCGCGTGGCCAGGGCTTTGGGGAAATGACTGCCAATCAGCGCGGCGAGGCGCTGTTTGAGCGCGGCCGGGTCGTTGGCGTCGCCTGCTTCCAGCAGCAGGGCTTCCAGCGTGTTGCGCAGGCCATCCACCAGCAGCGGATCCGTGTTGTCGGACCCGCTGGCGCGTCGATGGGCGAAGTCACTGGTGTCCAGGCGCCAGGCGGTGGCGTGAGCGCCCCGGGTGCCGGTGGGTGCGCCGGCCGCCCCGCCCGGCGCCTGCCGCTTGTCTCCCGCACCGGGCAATCCCTGGACGCCCAGCCACCAGACCACTGAGGCCGTGGCTACGGCCAGTAGCACGGCGACTGCGGCCCAGGCGCGGGAGCGCATCACCATGGTTTACAAGCCCTGCAGCTTGAGGCGGTTGGCATGCTGGCGGTAGAGCGTCACCGGATCGGTGGAGAACCAGTCGCGCAGCCCAACGAACTGGTTGACCTCGTCCAGGTGGTTCTGCCGGTAGTCCCCCAGGTGCTTGCCCAGGCGCGACGAGCAGGCCGACACCAGTCCGTCATTGGCTTCACCAAAGACCAGACCCAGCACGGCGAGGGGGCCGTCGGTCACGTCGAGCACGTTGGTGAGGGGCTGGGTGCCGGTCCACGAGTAATAGCGCACGCCGTTCACCAGCTCGGCACCGCTGCCGCACCCGGTGGGCAGGGCCTGTGGAAACCGACGGTTGAAGTCGGCAAGGCCGGCGGTGGTGAGCGAATCCAGCGCTGCCGTGGGTGTCTGCGGCAGGCCGGTGCCGCCTGACACCAGGTTGATCAGGCTCACCAGGGCCGT
This window harbors:
- a CDS encoding glutathione S-transferase family protein produces the protein MLKLYIGNKNYSSWSMRPWVLLKQAGIVFEEVRVRFDSFDAQSEFKRTIGAVSPTGKVPVLVDADLVVWDTLAIAEYVAESHPDKKLWPTDAKARARARSICAEMHSGFTALRSHCPMNIEAHLPDTGALIWRDQAGVRADVQRLVDMWSALLEEDGGPLLFGEFTVADAYFAPVCMRLHTYALPVPAHISAYVDRVRALPGVKAWIDEALVEKDFLDFEEPYRLRR
- a CDS encoding 5-formyltetrahydrofolate cyclo-ligase; this translates as MDKAALRRALIEERLNLPDRLQRADLLQQVMRIWLVNRPDTVIGAYWPIKGEFDPLPALHRWKEDGELLDEPLRRRIGLPVVNKQHKTLTFHAWHPGCPMEEDAYGIPKPKDTEVIVPTLLFVPCVGYAAGGYRLGYGGGFYDRTLATLQPKPFTVGLGFTHGYLDDFEPEEFDLPLDAILNDNGVVWPV
- a CDS encoding lytic transglycosylase domain-containing protein; this encodes MQLLRAILTPLVAATLLAATAPLVQAQNRGDDTLLEMQQAFRKGDRKKLEQLLPAARGHALEPWAAYWELKVRLAEAMPQEVQAFLQRYAGSYQEDRLRNDWLLLLGQRRDWAQFVEQHPSYRMSDDREVRCYALLIDQIKGKAPASAADDVRRNWYALRDADDGCTHAASEFFSYKKLSALDVWRKARLGAEANRPRAVRAAVEIVAPEALGQLKEALDAPTKYLLARNTAGSRVRQELVLLALIKLAAGDPDNAAHQLDSKWSEYLSAEERNWAWGVIGKSAAQKLLGSAHGYFSNVTRNSHLNDDLLGWKVRAALRAGQWKTVGNTVDAMSDEARQESTWVYWKARALLAAKPSEAERAEARQLLEGIAGTRGFYEQLALEELGQRITTPPAPAPLTAEEKAAARANPGLNRGLYAILLGLRSEGVREWNYTTNLHTPGGMADRELLAAADFACQREVWDRCINTSERTKTVTDTTQRFPTPFRNAVVERAQGIGLDPAYVYGLIRQESRFVMDARSHVGASGLMQVMPATARWTARKIGLTNFTADQINDHETNITIGTAYLKLALDDFAGSMPMAAAAYNAGPGRPRSWRNGPVLDAAIWAENVPFAETRDYVKKVLANTTNYAAMLTGQPQSLKSRLGTVGPRDATAPEVNQDLP
- a CDS encoding MBL fold metallo-hydrolase, which gives rise to MTQHSSALPPEITVFERGWLSSNNVLFAGQRSGSALVDTGYCTHSAQTLALVQSSLEGRPLERILNTHLHSDHCGGNAALQQAWPGAETAIPPGQAAHVRQWDAYALSYIPTGQECPPFRHDTLLQPGTTTLLGDRPWQVHAAPGHDPHSVVLFEPHNGILISADALWENGFGVVFPELEGESAFADVAATLDVIEKLAPQVVIPGHGPVFTDAARALDGARRRLDGFARNPAKHALYAAKVLLKYKLLEWQQIALADLLAWARATPYFGMLHTRHFADQAEADWLQSLAADLVRSGAALRQGEWLHNA
- a CDS encoding AMP-binding protein, yielding MEKIWLKSYPPGVPHDVQPEQYRSVAHLLEESFRKHASSPFSVCMDQWMSYGELDRLSAALGAYLQGLGLESGARVAIMLPNVPQFGVTMAAVLRAGYTCVNVNPLYTARELEHQLKDSGATAIVILENFAHTLSEIVEHTAVQHVVMASMGDLLGHVYGPWITFAVRHLAKMVPAYELPLSNGRKVVTFKKALAQGERRTLAPSQATLDSTAFLQYTGGTTGLSKGAVLTHRNIVAATLQAEAWFTPALSKVGDLSRANSIAALPLYHIFALTLCLLAIRQGSSLTLIPNPRDIPKFVEVLKKRPFHMLPAVNTLFNALLQNPQFKSIDFSHLCVSQAGGMAASEGTAKQWQKVTGSTMIEGWGMSETCAIGTNNPVTNSAFSGTIGLPLPGIDIAIKDDAGNNLPLGESGEICIRGPNVMTGYYNQPAENALAFTADGFMRTGDIGIMDAQGYTRIIDRKKDMILVSGFNVFPNELEQVISLCPGVVECAAIGIPDAMQGESIKVFVIKNDPALTEDEVANYCHANLTGYKRPKYIEFRDELPKSNVGKILRRELRSTP
- a CDS encoding esterase/lipase family protein, which produces MNARWQQAVVIFNLLATIAWLAWQWPRSPLMALAGVAAALALFGLVLGLQFVTMLRVNRSDPAPRPSWRQLASAWLAEARLALVVFGWRQPFRHSAVPDWLPPLAPGQRATRRGVVLVHGFLCNRGFWLPWMAALRERGHAYVAVTLEPAFGSMDDYAATVDGAVQRVTEATGMAPVVVGHSMGGLVARAWLRSLAPDTAAARMHRVITLGTPHGGTWAGRFSRSVNGQQMALGGDWVQQLQQDEPAARAARFICWYSNCDNIVFPAGTAMLLGADNRLVEGVAHMQMAFDPAVMGACLEEIARG
- the phhA gene encoding phenylalanine 4-monooxygenase, with protein sequence MAIEPVVYGASTRPPRGDYSRAGADYTCPQNFAAYTAADHDTYRRLYERQSALLPGLASEAFIAALPSLGIKDHIPRFEEINERLYKTTGWEIVAVPGLIPEVPFFTLLANRKFPVTDWIRTPAEFDYIVEPDIFHDLFGHVPLLFNPVFADYVQRYGQGGLKAQGLGACEMLSRLYWYTIEFGLIREAGGLRAYGAGILSSSGELPYAVQSPQPQRLPLQLERTMRTRYKIDTYQQTYFVIDSFEQLFDMTAADFAPMYARLRGLPEFAADERGVVAA